The genomic segment GAGTctgtgcctgcctgcctgcctgcctgcctgtcgCCTGAATGAATACAGGTGCTCAGTCGGCGGAGAGGAGGACACCTTCCTCCATTACAGAGgtgcttcctctctctttttctctcgcGCCCCCACCGAGgcgcgcacaaacacgctCACAGAACGCCAccacgcagacgcaccaCTCGCAACGCAACAGGCGGAAGCAAATATCAGAGAGATCGAGAGGGAAGGTAAAGGATCAAGGCAGCGGCGTACACAGCGCAGTCCGGGcaatcacacacacacacacacacacacacacatacacacacacacacacacacacacacacacacacacacacacacacacacacacacacggggaggcagggagggaggggaagagagagagagagagagacaaggagAGGCAGGCGCCGTTGCGCCACGTACAGGAGCACGGAAATACGGAATATATAAAAGAAAGACGTTGGACGAAAGGAGCATGtggtcacacacacacacacacacacacatacacacacacacacacacacacacacacacacacacacacacacacacggggaggcagggagggaggggaagagagagagagagagacaaggagAGGCAGGCGCCGTTGCGCCACGTACAGGAGCACGGAAATACGGAATATATAAAAGAAAGACGTTGGACGAAAGGAGCATGtggtcacacacacacacacacacacgcaagagacGATTAGACTCACGTCGGTGCGCTCAATGACTATCGCAAGATGAAGAGACAAGGTAAACACCGTAGACAACGGGCtcacagaggaggaggacgctATGGAGCGAGGTAGGGagacggggaggggcggTGGCGAGAATGAgcttgtgtatgtgtctgaTCCATCAGTGTTCTTCTTACATTTAGAAAGCGGGCaggaagctgctgctggtggtggtggtggtggtgagagtGATCATCGCCGTTACAGAGTGTGTATCACCGTACTTGcgtgccccctcctctaCTTGCTTTCAACGCATCAACTCCGACACTCACGAAGATACACGTTCTGCTTAGTTGAAGAGATCGGCGAAGGGGTCCCTCTTGGCTGTCGCCCGGGCCGTGCGTGGCTGGCTTGTTTCCTGCTGCTggctctgctgctggcccGGCTGCTGGCCCGACAGAGGGGGCAGAAAGTTCGTGAAtggctgcagctgctgctgctgctgctgctgcggaggaagaggaggagcgtaGTTGTTCGCGTTGCTAACACCGTATCCCCATGGGGCCTGCTGCTGGTTCTGAGGCTGTTGCATTGGATACCCACCACTTCCCATCACAGGCGCTCCACTACCCCAGCCGCCCATCGCCATCTGCTGTGGCGCTTGGCCATAGGTGTTCATCACTGGGTACGACGGGTCTAGCTGCGGCGCCGAAGTACTGAAGAGATCACTGGCGCTGAATACGTCCTTCTCCGGCGGCTGATGAGTTGCGGGCGGAGCTGAGGGGCCCATGGCAGGCGAGGCCTGAGAGGTTGGGAACACTGTCGGGGACGCACTGGCAAAGAGGTCGTCAAAGACGTCCTTCTGGGCCTCGTTGTTCGCCCTGGtgggtgccggcgccgcgctgctctccTGAGGCTCCGTTGGCGGGGAGTCTCGGAGaccggccgccgccttgGCGCGCCTCCACGCTTCCTGCTGCACCATGATGATCTGATGACGGTACTTTGCCACCGCGGGGTCGTCGTCCGCTGGGTCGCCGCCGAGGACTATCATTGCTtcctgcaccgcagcgccgtcgacgacggcgctATCTCTGCCGTTTCCGCGGTCATCAGGGGGTTGGTGGCCGTTGGTGTGGCCGTGGACGCGTTCTTGGCCTCTGAGGCCGCGGCTGTCCAGTTGCTCGTGGCCGGGCTCGTTGTACGAGACTGGCGGTGCCTTCGGCGGTGGGGTGCGCCCCAGAACCTTCACGTCCTGCTCCTCCCACCCTTCCGGCCACTCGGTCTTGGTGAAGCAGAAGGTGCCGAGGTGACGGCTGCAGTCCTCGTCGAAGCGCATGTAGTTGATTAGCGCAAAGACGTCCCAGCGGGAGCACGGGTCAGGGTCCAGCAGGTGCTCGGTTATGACCCGCAGCGACGGTGTGTAGGAAGCCGTCGCTTCCGAGGGGAACGTGAGAGCCCAGTCCTTGACAATGGTGGTGCTTGGGTCGAAGGGGAGGGACATGTACATCATGTAGTAGAGCAGCACGCCCATGGACCACATGTCTGTCTTCTCGCAGATGCGCTTCTTGCTCCACGGGTCCGCCATCTCCGGCGCGCGGAAGGCTGGGTTTGTGTGCATCTGAATATCTGCAATCGCCAtgttcgcctcctcgcgggTTTCGCACTGGTACGCCTCCGTGGTGGCGTTGCCGAAGTTTGTCAGCTTGTACGCGGTGGGGCCAGCGTGCTTGTTGTTGATGAGGATGTTCTCGGGGCGGATGTCGCGGTGCGTGAtgggcggctgctgcgcgtgcaggtACCCGACAGCGCTCGTCACAGCGAACATGACATGACAAATCTCGGCCTCGGTCAGCCGGGTTACGatgccggtgccggcgctgctgcggatgcggTGGTAAAGGTTGTTGGAGCAGTATTCCATCGCGATGCTGACGCCGAGGCGCCCCTCACTGCGCGAGATTTCGCTGtggtacacgcacacaatgTTCTTGTCCTCTATGCGAGAGACGATTTCGACCTCCTTGTGCGCCTCCATGACCTGGTCCACCCCGAAGAATGACCGCTTCAGGGCCAGATGCCGCGGAAACTCGGGCAGGTGGCTCGTGTTCTCCACCAGGTACACGTAGGagctgccgccctcgccgtaTTTCGTGGAGCGCTGGCGGGTTACCATGTAGGGCGGTGGCACGTCGCTGATCTTCTGCAGGACGCGAAACGGGCGGCCCGCGAGGACAATCgactcgctgccgtcgccgtggtACTGCTGCACCTTGTTCTTGGCAGAGAATCCTTTCTCCCTGCggtggccgccaccgctgcgaaGAGAGCCGCCGAGGAAGTTCATCGTGGCACCTGCGTCGCTTCTTGAGCGTTCCCCCGTCCCCTGGTCGGACTTCGCAGaagggtgtgtgcgtgtgcgtgagggggaaggggacaGAGTGCGACGAGAGAAAAGTCTGAGGACGGGGTTGGATTGCTGATGGGTGCGGATGCGcaactatatatatatatatatgtctgTGCCtcacgtgtatgtgtgtatgtgtgtgtgtggaggcggGAGCTTAAATGTTGCTCCCTTGGATGTTGACCGAGGTGGTGATGCTGGTACTGTTGCGTTGGCTGTTTcgatgtgtgtatgtgtgtgtgtgtgtgtgtgtgtgtgtgaagtAGTAGGTTCTGTGGAGAGGCAAGGGTGCGGAGAAGAGAACAACTACAAGGAACGAGCTGAGGGGGAGGTAAGGGGGCCGCAGGCGGGGTGAAGGAGGGCAAGGGGTGAAGCTGCGACGGTGAGGcacgagggaggggagagagaaggaagcagcggggcgggtgggttGACAAGCGGTGCGCACAAAGGGCTCTGTCACCGCTTCGAGGCGAAGCACGCCAGCCGAGCAGGAATGAGGaagcgaaaacgaaaagacgCAGCAGGGTGGGGAGACGCTGGGGCAGCAAGCCGGCGTCGAGCACgtcccttctctccctcttcagCCGCTGATGGCCCGCTCCTTTGCTGtgttctctgtctctctctctctctctgtgtgtgtgtgtgcttgcatTTTCATTCTGCATTTCCACCGCCGCATCCCCATCCACGGCGTGgcagggaggcggagatggaTTGCCCGTACGctgggcgacggcgacaggacgagcgagcgagacgaGCCGACACAGGAGCTCTTGCGGATGGGAACACCCGTGTTggcacacatatatatgtatgctCATGAGTtgtgtacgcgtgcgtgtatgtccgttgctcctccctccccctcctccctgtcTATCGTGTGTACACTGGCCCTCCCCTGAACGACTACTGGctacacgtgtgtgtggggggggggggaggaggagggaggagcagatgtgggttgggggagggggaggggtacgACCGGTCTAATACACAGGTGCCGGGCAACACGCACCACTACTACCGCCACTCATCGCATCTTCTGCCGCCCTCCTTCGCCCATGCCTCCtcccgcgcgcgcacacttTGACGCCGTccgctcccctctccctcgcgcatgtgtgcgtgcatacTTGCGGGGCCAAGACGGGTGTTGAGGGAGGGTCGGGGGAGACgagaggaggcgatgaaTACTCAAGGCGCATCGGCCCGTGGGAAGTGATAACGGCCCGACACTCTGCTCGGCCGCGCTGAGGCCTCttcgctgtcctcctcctcgtccccgCGCCCTCCTTGCCCCCTGACTCGGCCTCCGCGCATGGCTCCTGCGTGGGCTAGCGCTGCTGAGTCGTGCGGGGCATGGTATATGTACGGCGACCCATGCGCTCGCTGAGAGTGCGGAGGACGAGTAAGACGGgagccgacagcggcggcggcaacagcgggggcgggggtggtcGCCGTCGCAGGAGGGGCGAAAAGGCCGCGTATCGAGGATCGACCGCGCTCCACGTCGCTCTCCGGCTCCGGCACCTTTTCGATTTCCTCACGGCCCCCGCCACTCTCAAAGCTCATCTGGGGACGGTAgaacgccggcgccgttgcccgcatgccgctgctcgacgaCGGTGCCACTTCAGttgcgccaccaccacctcctggTACCCGCATCGCCGCGCCAGAGCTGCTCATCCCCATGGTGCTGCCGGAAGGGCTTCCCTCTTCAGTTCCGGCACGCATGTCAGCATAAAGCACTCGCTGCGGGTAGCCACTGGCAGAGGATGGGGTCGATGCGCTCCCAGCCATGATGGGACCGCTACTGCGCTGTCTGGCGGTGTAGCCAAGGTTGacgtgcggtggtgcagcggcaccacttgctgcctctgcgccgtAAGGCATGGCGACGCTACTCCTGGCGATTCGACCAACCACCGGGCCGGCAAAGTCAGTGGTcacggtggcggccgtggccgGGGAGGCATGGCAGGCGCCTCCGCCTGTGCCCTCTGATCCGAACGTCGAGGTACCACCGTAAGTGTCGTTTCCACTGGCCTGAGGGTGACCGAGCGCAGCGGGTGCCGCACGCGTGTAGtagccaccaccgccgctcgcGGGGCtcccaccgctgctgctgctgcccacaACAGTGGAAGACTTGTAGGCGGCCCGTAAATGTGACTCGGCGGCGTTGAGCTCGGCAATGTCTTCGGCAGTGCCGAGGTCTAGCCGTGTGCCGTGCCGGCTCAACATTATTGGCCGCTTTCGGCTTGTGGTCTTGTGTTTAAATGCTGCGAGCTGCGGGGGATGGAATCGGGGCGGGTGGGTAGGTGGGTGAGCTCCGACGGGGACGCTGCGAGTCGAGTGCCCCCCTCTGAGCGAAAAGGGGTATCGCTTCAATACGGTGCTTCTATGCGTGGGTGTGTCTTGTGCGTTGCATGTACCACCTGTACTTCAGCTGAGGGAAAGAAGACGTGTGGCTGTGGTGGGAGGGGGTTGTGTTGGGAGGCACATGACAATCCGACATCGACGCGCATGTACAGAGAACACTGAGGAgtacacgagagagagacggtcGCGTGGGCTAGAGCGCGCACGTCCACGGGTGAGAGGACGTCTGCTCATCACTTTCTCCGCATGGCTCTTCCCTTCAAGGACCCTCTCTCACctctgcgcatgcgcgtgctgaggagagagcgaggaagcTCGAGCGGTACACGCCAAAGCGGCGCGCACCTCTACGTACGTaaatgcgtgcgtgcacgcgtgggGGAGTCTGTACGTGGGCGTTGCTGCACGGATGATacctcctcgctctccgcctcggctCACCTTCATGCATTGGCACAGAGGATGATGGCATGTTGAGACTTGTGATGCGCACGTGAAACACAGACGCACCCCACGCACAGCCGCTgacgccagcgctgcacgccATCCGCGTATCAAAACAAATATAAACGGAGCACGTtaagcacatacacacacacacacgagcggTGTCCTGCTCCAACCTAGAAGTGTGTGTCGTCCAAGCCAgcactgctgctcgctgACGACGGTCGACTGCTGATGCCCGCCGTTGggctcgctgctgccttgGCGGACTCGTTGCGCCCGGAGCGCAGCGTCGAGGTAccgctaccgctgctgccattTAGCGACCCATCCAGGAGGACAGAGGCGTGCAGGATTTGGGGTGCTGCCGACGACCCCGGCAGCCGGGGcagtgcgctgccgctgctcatgccagccgccaccgccgccgcacccagGGCCACGCTCGGTGTCACCTCTGTGTGAacgggctgctgcgcaaggtAGCGACTCTGGAGTGTGTTTTCGCCGTACGCAAACGTTTCTTCCACGAAGCGGGTATGCGGCCCGGCGTAGGCAAACTTGAAGCCCTCATCGCTGGCGagcagtgcgtgcgcgcgctgccgctccggcAGCCACGCCACGCGCACGTTGGGGTTGGCCATGGACGGACGTGACTTGCGTAGGTACGTGAGTGGGGCCTCCTCGCGCGTTTGGTGCGCCGAGCTCAGCAACTCTACCCACTGTGCCGCACGCTGCACGTAGACAGGCCTGTCTTTCGCCATGAGGTCCTTCGAGCTGCGCCGGAAgcgagcgaggcgcagcaccgcgacgGGGTCGATGTCTGGGAATGCCGCCTTCAGCCATgcgacagctgcagcgccattGGTGTCCGCGCCTGTCTTGGCTGGGTCCGTCAGCGGCAAGCCCCGCGCGTCCGTCCAGGCAGCACCCTCCTGCATGGTCTCGAGGTACCGTGCATACACCGCGACGGCCAcctgcggcgccacagccacCACGTTCTGCGATAGCGCCATACCGTCGAGTGCGTCctgctgcacgtgcacgGTCTTCCCCTCCTTGAGGGCCTGCTGCATGACGTGGCcgaggcgcacgtgcaggtCACAGTCGACCAGCTCGTTCTCCACGAGATAATCGTACACggtgcgcgcctcctcgccggcgTTGCTGTCCAGCAGGTACTCTAGCGCCAGACTCGCGATGCGGTAGCGCCAGATCACGTCCACCTCTGCCCTTACAACCACGTTCTCGTAGTGGCGGCCCACCATGACGTTGTACACCCACATCACCCGCACGCGGTGCTTGGCACggatggcgcagcgcagcatgTTGTGCAGCACCTCCCCGTCTCGCGCGACGTAGAAGAGTCGCGAGTGGCCGTCTTCAAAGATGGCAATCGCGTCCGCCAGCTTTGCGCCAGGGACGCAGGCGGCCGTCAGCGCGCGGTACACATCCaccggcggcaccgacgtCACGCGACGGTACtcctcgcacgccgccttcAGATGACCCCGACGAGCGAGGCGAATAATGCGCTGCATGAGCGGCACCTCGTGCACGGAGACCGGCACTGGGCCGTTGCGCTGCAGTTTTGTCGAGCGACGGAAGTAGTTGTCTTCCTGGAAGAATGGGCCGCGACGCAGCCAGCGGTAGATGCGAGAGCGGCAATCCAGCGTGGCTGCATTGAGACCAACACGATTCGGGTCCTCCACGGTGATGTTGTCGTGATCCACCACCGCGGGCTTCTGCAGCCGCCCAATGTACGGGTCGTAGGAGTGGATGAGGTCGTGGGTGACGCGGTGGCCGTTACGGGCACTCATCAAGGAGACTGGCGTCACGAGCGCCTTCGACCCGAGCGAGATATCTGGCATGAACTTTTCTAGCTCGTGCTTTGGAATAATGCTGACAGTGCTATCCTCCAGCGCATGTGTTTTCTTGGTGCTGTAGCCGCTGTTATAGTTACCAGGCCCGGTGCGGTAGCGACCCGTGCCCCAGAGCTGCGCcatgtcgtcgtcggcgaGGTTCTCGCGACCGAAGCGGCTCGGCTGCCatggcacacgcgcacgcggaacgtagcgcagcaccgacatcACCGAGGCGTGCCCCGTTGCACGCCCCTTTGAAAAGACGCCGATCACAGACATGATGCTACGAGGACGAAATtaaagagagaagaggagggtgggTAGGATACCTGCTCAAGAACAGCAGAACCAGTGATGCACCtgtgcatgtatgtataCGCGCAGAGTGAGATGCCCATGGATGATGGTTCACGTGCGACCAcagggaggtgtgtgtgtgtgtgtgtgtgtgtgtatgaagcgagcgccgcgccgcgcgcacgcacgcgcacatgaaGGGAGAGAGCAGGTCCGAAGGGTAGGCGTGGAAGAAACGATGATGGAAAGCAAAAGAGCTTGATGTCAGCCactgcacgtgcgtgcgccctTGGCtgagcgcgtgtgtatgtgtatgtcGCCTCTTTTTCCTCTCTACGCCATCGCAGTGCGGACGAGGAGTGAGTGAGCAAGAGGcccacgcacgtacacagaCGCACCCGGAAAGGGGCCGCTGAGAGTGGGCGGGGCCGGCGGGCGGCACCTCCACGTCCACCATGGCTGCTCCCCTTCTTTCCacctttccttctctctttcgcgcACACTGTGCGTGTTCCTGTTCATCTCGTGTCCGCGCGCACAAGGCGGTAACCGTGCGGCAAGGCACGTTCCCACACGAATGGCGTGAGGCGCAGCGAGAGGCCCCCGCCCCACTACCAAAGAAAGAAGTAGGCGACGCATCGAAAGGGCAGACGGATCAGTAATGCACACCCACCCGCACAGGCGACCGCTCTGCATGGGCGCTGAGGAGACAAGAGAGTGAGATGACGCGTCAGTCATCCGACGCGAACCGCCCAAAGAACTCCTGCTGCGTTGGCACCGCACCATAAAGGCCTGGGGAGgcggtcgccacccctgTCGCGCCGGTGGTGATACCGTTGCCAACGGCGTCTCCTTGACCGTGTGCTACGCGTCTCGTCGCGGACGGGGCGAGGGCCAAGGGTCCTGGTacgcgctggcgctcctcttcttgctgcttgtgccgcagcgtggtggaggcgctcACAGTCTCCTCTGCTTCTCCGGCGTTGAGCCGCGCTTGGAACTGCTGCAGAAGTGGGTCGTTGCGCAGGCCATATCCAGTGCTGTTCGAGGacaactgctgctgctgctgctgctgctaccgctGAGCCT from the Leishmania major strain Friedlin complete genome, chromosome 15 genome contains:
- a CDS encoding putative protein kinase, with the protein product MNFLGGSLRSGGGHRREKGFSAKNKVQQYHGDGSESIVLAGRPFRVLQKISDVPPPYMVTRQRSTKYGEGGSSYVYLVENTSHLPEFPRHLALKRSFFGVDQVMEAHKEVEIVSRIEDKNIVCVYHSEISRSEGRLGVSIAMEYCSNNLYHRIRSSAGTGIVTRLTEAEICHVMFAVTSAVGYLHAQQPPITHRDIRPENILINNKHAGPTAYKLTNFGNATTEAYQCETREEANMAIADIQMHTNPAFRAPEMADPWSKKRICEKTDMWSMGVLLYYMMYMSLPFDPSTTIVKDWALTFPSEATASYTPSLRVITEHLLDPDPCSRWDVFALINYMRFDEDCSRHLGTFCFTKTEWPEGWEEQDVKVLGRTPPPKAPPVSYNEPGHEQLDSRGLRGQERVHGHTNGHQPPDDRGNGRDSAVVDGAAVQEAMIVLGGDPADDDPAVAKYRHQIIMVQQEAWRRAKAAAGLRDSPPTEPQESSAAPAPTRANNEAQKDVFDDLFASASPTVFPTSQASPAMGPSAPPATHQPPEKDVFSASDLFSTSAPQLDPSYPVMNTYGQAPQQMAMGGWGSGAPVMGSGGYPMQQPQNQQQAPWGYGVSNANNYAPPLPPQQQQQQQLQPFTNFLPPLSGQQPGQQQSQQQETSQPRTARATAKRDPFADLFN